A stretch of the Aminipila terrae genome encodes the following:
- a CDS encoding DUF368 domain-containing protein: protein MEIKQKKNDDNIFIRFAKGFIVGSSMLIPGVSGGTMAIILGIYDDLIHAVNSLKSNFKEHGLFLLQYGIAGVLGIVLLSGPMLTAVTAWQKPMMFLFLGAILASFPPLYRKATVNKVKKVNKAAIIIGTAIAYFITLFPKGLLDFKPGFHWISLLMLTIAGIVIAVALILPGISASYVLLMLGMYDLTLKAINDFNFAYLIPLVVGTAAGTFLTAGIIEKEMKRHPQFTYMLIIGFMIGSLLEVFPGIPVGVEIFYCIITFMTGFDIILWIGKRR from the coding sequence ATGGAGATTAAGCAGAAAAAAAACGATGATAATATTTTTATACGATTTGCTAAAGGGTTTATAGTTGGTTCATCCATGCTGATTCCCGGAGTTAGCGGCGGCACCATGGCTATTATATTAGGTATCTATGATGATTTAATTCATGCAGTCAATTCATTGAAAAGCAATTTTAAAGAACACGGATTATTTTTACTGCAATATGGGATAGCAGGAGTTCTGGGTATTGTTTTGTTGTCAGGACCCATGTTAACGGCTGTTACAGCCTGGCAGAAACCCATGATGTTTTTGTTTCTTGGAGCCATATTGGCAAGCTTTCCCCCTTTATACAGAAAAGCTACAGTCAATAAAGTGAAAAAGGTCAATAAGGCAGCTATAATTATAGGTACAGCAATTGCATATTTTATTACTTTATTTCCAAAGGGACTCCTTGATTTTAAGCCTGGATTCCATTGGATAAGTCTTCTAATGCTGACTATTGCAGGTATCGTTATAGCTGTAGCACTGATATTACCAGGAATCAGCGCATCTTATGTGCTGTTAATGCTGGGAATGTATGATTTAACCTTAAAAGCAATTAATGATTTTAATTTTGCTTATCTTATTCCTTTAGTGGTGGGCACTGCCGCCGGTACATTTCTTACGGCAGGAATCATTGAAAAGGAAATGAAGAGGCATCCTCAGTTTACTTATATGCTGATTATTGGATTTATGATTGGTTCTTTACTGGAAGTATTTCCTGGAATACCTGTGGGGGTGGAAATCTTTTATTGTATCATAACATTTATGACAGGTTTTGATATAATTTTGTGGATAGGAAAAAGAAGATAA
- a CDS encoding GNAT family N-acetyltransferase: MIKAGGLHNYILGGIMNFNIITKYDEFLLLERDWNDLLRNLDCNEIFYSWNWIKAYLDNVDCELKNNLCIVIGRNSKSTNIILPFINDRGKIRFITNKTVDYNNILVDKSENKYNAILKAISFLIKEVNFKEINLNNFKGETELFILCDVINSNMDLKINIEESVMAPILKMKDKKTKTKNKAIKDIQRREKKLKEIGNIKINIGAEFDNKVWVKLQDFHKKGGGKVYLIIEDTYRFTKNS; this comes from the coding sequence ATGATTAAGGCAGGAGGGTTGCATAATTATATTTTAGGAGGAATCATGAATTTTAATATAATAACGAAATACGATGAATTTCTCTTGTTAGAAAGAGATTGGAATGACTTGTTAAGAAATTTAGATTGTAATGAAATTTTTTATAGTTGGAATTGGATTAAAGCTTACTTAGATAATGTTGATTGTGAGCTTAAAAACAATTTATGCATAGTAATTGGTAGAAATAGCAAGTCAACTAATATAATTCTGCCTTTTATTAATGATAGAGGGAAGATTAGATTTATTACTAATAAAACTGTTGATTATAATAATATATTAGTTGATAAAAGTGAAAATAAGTACAATGCTATTTTAAAAGCAATTTCTTTTCTTATTAAAGAAGTCAATTTTAAAGAAATCAATTTAAATAATTTTAAAGGTGAGACAGAATTATTTATATTATGTGATGTAATAAATAGTAATATGGATTTGAAAATAAATATTGAAGAATCCGTAATGGCTCCAATTTTAAAAATGAAAGACAAAAAAACAAAAACTAAAAATAAAGCCATTAAAGATATTCAAAGGCGAGAAAAAAAACTAAAAGAAATTGGGAATATAAAAATAAATATTGGAGCTGAATTTGACAACAAAGTTTGGGTAAAATTACAAGATTTCCATAAAAAAGGTGGAGGCAAAGTATATTTAATAATAGAAGATACATATCGTTTTACGAAGAATTCATAA
- a CDS encoding GNAT family N-acetyltransferase yields MNLYNRIKNKYIIKEYQLVYYINSINRAMINGNFQFAKADIHDVELIRDLYYTEFSHNKYNIYIKRLEDPNNIIIVCKYKGEICGYFNMSFKNTLESGINEYIKVSDKETYFYDDYVFEKFRGNGIHMQSILYRIEIAKEKGRNKILVNIYSNNRVSLKEYQSVGFNIIKFYKRNKITNKLITFDIDREKNDK; encoded by the coding sequence ATGAATTTATATAATAGGATAAAAAATAAATATATTATAAAAGAATATCAATTAGTTTATTATATTAATTCAATAAATAGAGCCATGATTAATGGGAATTTTCAATTTGCTAAAGCTGATATTCATGATGTTGAACTAATTAGAGATTTGTATTATACAGAATTTTCACATAATAAATATAATATATATATAAAAAGATTAGAGGATCCGAATAACATAATTATAGTTTGTAAATACAAAGGTGAGATTTGTGGTTATTTTAATATGTCATTTAAAAATACACTAGAATCAGGTATAAATGAATACATAAAAGTTAGTGATAAAGAAACATATTTTTATGATGATTATGTTTTTGAAAAATTCAGGGGAAATGGAATACATATGCAATCGATATTATATAGAATAGAGATAGCTAAGGAAAAAGGTAGAAATAAAATACTTGTAAATATATATAGCAATAATAGAGTGTCTTTAAAAGAATATCAAAGTGTAGGGTTTAATATTATAAAGTTTTATAAACGAAATAAAATAACCAATAAATTAATAACATTTGATATTGATAGGGAAAAAAATGATAAATAG
- a CDS encoding ABC transporter substrate-binding protein yields MKLKKLLAGALICSLVLSMAACGNKSASENTGGKEKTKLYVVNWKDYGSDNADFVAAFEKKYNCEIVNTYMSSEEELLTKLRTSKAGEIDVCLPNCSILPAAIDEGLLAEIDNSKLKNFDGMFDKFKTQKECFKDNKMYAVPFVWGSTAIAYNTDVIKEAPKSMSALFDKKYSGRIAFRDDYNDAVMAAAIALGQDPNNPSDLDAIKAKLVEQKALNKTYWKTGDEFSKLFAGKQIDIGLMWSGQAASMKKEGQPIAFTVPEDGAIGWVDNWAIASGSKNKDLAYAFIDWMISKDFQYNWAASGGPAPVNKAAADSIDPAYAASAGMDEASLNRLHFMEYRTDKVKNNWNELWTEVKAE; encoded by the coding sequence ATGAAACTAAAAAAGCTATTAGCTGGTGCTTTAATTTGTTCACTGGTGCTTTCCATGGCAGCCTGCGGAAACAAATCAGCCAGTGAAAATACCGGAGGTAAAGAAAAAACAAAACTTTATGTAGTAAACTGGAAAGATTATGGATCAGATAATGCTGACTTTGTTGCAGCTTTTGAAAAGAAATATAATTGTGAGATAGTAAACACATATATGTCCAGTGAAGAAGAACTTTTAACAAAGCTGCGAACCTCAAAGGCCGGAGAAATTGACGTTTGTCTTCCAAACTGCTCCATATTGCCAGCTGCTATTGATGAAGGCCTTCTGGCAGAGATCGACAATTCAAAATTGAAGAATTTTGATGGTATGTTTGATAAATTTAAAACTCAGAAAGAGTGTTTTAAAGATAATAAAATGTATGCAGTGCCATTTGTATGGGGATCAACTGCTATCGCATATAATACAGATGTAATCAAGGAAGCTCCAAAGTCCATGTCTGCATTATTTGACAAAAAATATTCTGGGAGAATTGCTTTCCGTGATGACTATAATGATGCAGTAATGGCTGCTGCAATCGCTTTAGGTCAGGACCCTAATAATCCTTCAGATTTAGATGCTATTAAGGCAAAGTTAGTTGAACAGAAGGCATTAAATAAAACTTACTGGAAAACAGGAGATGAATTCTCCAAACTTTTTGCAGGAAAACAGATTGATATCGGTTTGATGTGGTCAGGCCAGGCAGCATCCATGAAGAAAGAAGGCCAGCCAATTGCATTTACTGTTCCTGAAGATGGAGCCATTGGCTGGGTTGATAACTGGGCAATCGCGTCAGGAAGTAAGAATAAAGATCTTGCCTATGCATTCATAGACTGGATGATTAGTAAAGATTTCCAGTATAACTGGGCAGCAAGTGGTGGACCAGCACCTGTAAATAAAGCCGCAGCAGATTCTATTGATCCAGCTTACGCAGCTTCAGCAGGAATGGATGAAGCATCGCTGAACCGTCTGCACTTTATGGAATATAGAACAGATAAAGTGAAGAATAACTGGAATGAACTTTGGACAGAAGTTAAAGCAGAATAA
- a CDS encoding VanZ family protein — protein MCGDYFLYFFMSSDSYSDVRTLRFSETAYNLLPGKIQNIFITKGIDTKAIDLALRKSSHFIEYMVLSITLFVISRVYKIKTKVSVIYILFICLLIANLDEFYQSFVPGRNSQVRDCLIDLLGSLTGLIICFLLRKLKKINKK, from the coding sequence ATGTGTGGGGATTATTTCCTTTATTTTTTTATGTCCTCTGATTCTTATTCTGATGTCAGGACTTTAAGGTTTTCGGAAACAGCATATAATCTGCTGCCTGGAAAAATACAAAACATATTTATTACAAAGGGTATAGATACAAAGGCAATAGATTTAGCCCTTAGAAAAAGCAGTCATTTTATTGAATATATGGTTTTAAGTATTACTCTATTTGTTATAAGCAGAGTGTATAAAATAAAAACAAAGGTTTCAGTTATATATATCCTTTTTATATGTTTGCTGATTGCAAACCTGGATGAATTCTATCAAAGCTTTGTACCAGGGAGAAATTCACAGGTACGAGATTGCTTGATTGATTTGCTAGGAAGTTTAACTGGGTTAATTATATGTTTTTTATTAAGGAAATTAAAAAAAATAAATAAAAAATAG
- a CDS encoding O-antigen ligase family protein gives MNLNKKIDINFAICFLLIATPFIDSINGIYIFMFNRELAISPGQYIRIIIILFFIFFSIKKQKGFQLILIFLTFFLFQQAYLALRYYLNNKEFFNEALLFSKLLFMVSIIILLISNYSKLNSDKIINSLINSAIIISIIIIVTKIFNIGVPTYTYAGHKGFFIEQNAISNILVSIIPFILNKTFVYKRRSKNLLYYILLLSACFLIGTRVAIFGSLIVTVICVFSLKVDKRYEKYKMMLVGVVLAMGIIFVNIFWQIYMDTIILRYKYFLERLDLLSFIFSSRNVTLKIAADKFFSDPMFIIMGTGLTKGELVELDLFDVLFFQGLFVFIIISSILSYPVLKFRKLKNKGYCLISYLIILILLIVSGHVIYTPMSATYLGAIYALNYKFIKEYRKNYNYYRKDDNSMSFFISENKQSD, from the coding sequence ATGAATTTAAATAAAAAAATTGACATTAATTTCGCAATTTGTTTTTTGCTAATAGCTACGCCATTTATTGACTCCATAAATGGCATTTATATATTCATGTTTAATAGAGAATTAGCTATTAGTCCAGGACAGTATATTAGGATTATTATTATATTGTTTTTTATATTTTTTTCAATAAAAAAACAAAAAGGTTTTCAATTAATTCTTATATTTTTAACCTTTTTTTTATTTCAACAAGCATATTTAGCATTAAGGTATTACTTGAATAATAAAGAGTTTTTTAACGAGGCATTATTATTTTCTAAATTACTATTTATGGTTTCTATTATAATCCTATTAATTTCAAATTATAGTAAATTAAATTCAGATAAAATCATAAACTCATTGATAAATTCAGCTATTATTATTAGCATAATAATAATAGTAACAAAAATATTTAATATAGGGGTTCCGACATATACATATGCAGGACATAAAGGGTTTTTTATTGAGCAAAATGCTATCAGTAATATATTGGTTTCAATTATACCTTTTATTTTGAATAAGACATTTGTGTATAAAAGAAGAAGTAAAAATTTGCTTTATTATATTCTTCTATTAAGTGCGTGCTTTTTAATTGGGACAAGAGTTGCAATATTTGGATCTTTAATTGTTACTGTAATATGTGTTTTTTCTTTAAAGGTAGATAAAAGGTATGAAAAATATAAGATGATGCTGGTAGGAGTAGTTTTAGCTATGGGAATAATATTTGTTAATATATTTTGGCAAATATATATGGATACTATCATTCTAAGATATAAATATTTTTTAGAAAGATTAGATTTATTATCTTTTATATTTAGTAGTAGGAATGTGACTTTAAAGATAGCAGCGGATAAATTTTTTAGCGATCCTATGTTTATAATAATGGGTACAGGTCTTACAAAAGGAGAACTAGTAGAGCTAGATTTATTTGACGTTCTGTTTTTTCAAGGTTTATTTGTCTTTATTATTATATCCAGTATTCTTTCATATCCAGTGTTGAAATTTCGAAAACTTAAAAATAAAGGTTATTGTTTGATTTCATATTTAATAATTTTGATATTATTAATAGTAAGCGGACATGTTATATATACTCCAATGTCTGCTACATATTTAGGGGCTATTTATGCATTAAATTATAAGTTTATAAAAGAATATAGAAAAAACTACAATTATTATAGAAAAGACGATAATAGTATGAGTTTTTTTATATCTGAGAATAAACAGTCTGACTAA
- the murJ gene encoding murein biosynthesis integral membrane protein MurJ gives MINRKTIVLFILTITSMLLGFIKETAIIYTLGASTKSDIFVFASNLPIILFSVMGTVISTTFMPIYTDIRINNSIDEANSFASKFGAIILGLCITLTLIFIIFPDLLIKIMAPGLVKIAIVKPVIKIVMPSIIIFGITSILEGVLESYNNVEVVAARQIPFNLVLIISMLVIYNNFGFMACIFMILIGALAQLLYLASYSKKIGLRIKKSTQHTNDYLKTSLQMIIPMAVGVMAMQINNIISINLASGLEVGSITKLNIANKLSMASYSALGYLIVILVFPILAEYAAKKDFENIGKSLSEGIVKVLIIMVPVIIILFVSAEDVVKLLFQNNKFLEQDILLTTKVLRGYLLGLIFWAIKDILNRAYYSLKETKVSMKNGIITVCTNIIASLVLIGPFGIVGLALATSFSSIISVILLISSLGIINVKLKSKYIKIIVAKLVLPSIIIYFSYYIINSNLFVGSTNKFELLIKLIIESIFMVSIYFFVLYLTLKKELYYFMKNRNTYN, from the coding sequence ATGATAAATAGAAAAACAATAGTTTTATTTATTCTAACCATTACGAGTATGTTATTAGGATTTATTAAAGAAACAGCTATAATTTATACGCTAGGAGCTAGTACGAAATCAGACATATTTGTATTTGCAAGTAATTTGCCTATAATTTTATTTTCCGTGATGGGGACAGTTATTTCCACTACATTTATGCCTATTTATACAGATATAAGGATTAATAACTCAATTGATGAAGCAAATAGTTTTGCAAGTAAATTTGGAGCTATAATTTTGGGATTATGTATAACATTGACATTGATTTTCATAATTTTTCCTGATTTATTAATAAAGATTATGGCTCCAGGGCTTGTGAAGATTGCTATCGTTAAACCTGTAATAAAAATAGTTATGCCATCAATAATAATCTTTGGTATAACGAGTATATTGGAGGGGGTATTAGAATCTTATAATAATGTTGAGGTCGTTGCAGCAAGACAAATTCCATTTAATCTTGTGTTAATTATTTCAATGTTAGTTATATATAATAATTTTGGGTTTATGGCTTGTATATTTATGATTTTAATAGGAGCATTGGCACAATTACTATATCTTGCTAGTTATTCTAAAAAGATAGGATTAAGAATAAAAAAATCAACTCAGCATACAAATGATTACTTAAAAACAAGCTTACAAATGATAATACCTATGGCGGTAGGGGTTATGGCAATGCAAATTAATAACATTATTTCAATTAATTTAGCATCTGGATTAGAGGTAGGAAGTATAACTAAATTAAATATAGCTAATAAGCTAAGTATGGCAAGTTACAGTGCGCTGGGGTATTTAATTGTTATATTAGTTTTTCCTATTCTAGCAGAATATGCAGCTAAAAAAGACTTTGAGAATATTGGAAAGTCATTATCAGAAGGGATAGTAAAAGTATTAATAATAATGGTACCAGTAATAATAATACTTTTTGTTTCTGCAGAAGATGTAGTAAAGTTATTGTTTCAGAATAATAAATTTTTAGAGCAGGATATATTATTAACAACAAAAGTTCTAAGAGGTTATTTGTTAGGATTAATTTTTTGGGCAATAAAAGATATATTAAATAGGGCATATTACTCTTTAAAAGAAACCAAAGTTTCCATGAAAAATGGAATTATTACCGTTTGCACCAATATTATAGCAAGTCTAGTACTAATAGGTCCTTTTGGTATTGTTGGATTAGCATTGGCAACATCTTTTTCTTCAATAATATCGGTTATTTTATTAATAAGTAGTCTTGGCATAATAAATGTGAAATTAAAAAGTAAGTATATTAAAATAATAGTTGCTAAATTAGTTCTTCCATCAATAATTATTTACTTTTCATACTATATAATAAACAGTAATTTATTTGTTGGTTCAACAAATAAATTTGAATTATTGATTAAACTAATTATTGAATCCATATTTATGGTTAGTATTTACTTTTTTGTATTATACTTAACACTAAAAAAAGAACTTTATTATTTTATGAAAAATAGGAATACATATAATTAA
- a CDS encoding undecaprenyl diphosphate synthase family protein produces the protein MMSIKGFDILDNVMDLKKQKFKRVPRHIGVIPDGNRRWAVNCGLEKKDGYQHGINPGFKLYELCRDMGVEELTLYGFTVDNTKRPAEQKAAFKQACVDAVLELSKRDAELLVMGNDKSPSFPEELKNYTKRTKFGKGGIKVNFLVNYGWDWDLKNENGIASKDISRIDLIMRWGGMRRLSGFLPVQSVYADIYVLDEFWPEFTEEQFYRGIAWYQNQDVTLGG, from the coding sequence ATGATGTCGATAAAGGGGTTTGATATATTGGACAATGTGATGGATCTAAAGAAGCAGAAATTTAAAAGGGTACCCAGACACATCGGGGTAATACCCGATGGAAACAGACGCTGGGCTGTAAATTGCGGTTTAGAAAAAAAAGACGGGTATCAACACGGCATTAACCCTGGGTTTAAACTTTATGAATTATGCAGGGATATGGGAGTGGAGGAACTTACGCTTTATGGTTTTACTGTGGATAATACAAAACGGCCTGCAGAACAGAAAGCAGCCTTTAAACAAGCTTGTGTGGATGCGGTATTGGAATTATCTAAGCGGGATGCGGAACTTCTTGTTATGGGCAATGATAAATCTCCCAGCTTCCCGGAGGAATTAAAAAACTATACAAAACGAACGAAATTTGGAAAAGGTGGAATCAAAGTTAATTTCCTTGTGAACTATGGGTGGGATTGGGATTTAAAAAATGAAAATGGTATCGCATCAAAAGATATTTCCAGGATTGATTTAATAATGCGATGGGGTGGAATGCGCAGACTGAGCGGATTCCTACCAGTTCAGTCTGTATATGCAGATATCTATGTCTTAGATGAGTTTTGGCCAGAGTTTACGGAAGAACAATTTTATAGAGGGATTGCCTGGTATCAGAATCAGGATGTAACTTTAGGAGGTTAA
- a CDS encoding GNAT family N-acetyltransferase: MFNNRRYISFYEEFIRENYNNVELSYIEINKEIAAVHFGFKDNYKIYYYIPVYDEKYINTGVGAILLYNIIEFYFDKVLEFDFLRGNEQYKFNWTDEIKMNYEVNIFKNNYLGKIKYLIIIIKHLLKKSRKLRRILNKI; this comes from the coding sequence ATATTTAATAATAGAAGATACATATCGTTTTACGAAGAATTCATAAGAGAAAATTATAATAATGTAGAATTATCTTATATTGAAATAAATAAAGAAATAGCAGCAGTTCATTTTGGTTTTAAAGATAATTATAAGATATATTATTATATTCCCGTATATGATGAAAAATATATAAATACCGGAGTAGGTGCAATATTATTATACAATATTATTGAATTTTATTTTGATAAAGTGTTAGAATTTGATTTTTTAAGAGGAAATGAACAATATAAATTTAATTGGACTGATGAAATAAAAATGAATTATGAAGTTAATATTTTTAAAAATAATTACCTAGGCAAAATAAAATATTTAATAATAATAATAAAACATTTATTAAAAAAATCCAGGAAATTAAGAAGAATTCTAAATAAAATATAG
- a CDS encoding GDP-mannose 4,6-dehydratase, with translation MRLKSTNITKSGKFVNGSNDIKVPFEIVERRPGDIAECYADASKAKRELGFTAKRSIVQMCRDAWRFEKNLE, from the coding sequence GTGCGCCTTAAAAGCACCAACATAACGAAATCTGGAAAATTCGTCAATGGCAGTAATGACATAAAGGTACCCTTTGAGATTGTAGAAAGAAGGCCGGGAGATATAGCAGAATGCTATGCAGATGCATCCAAAGCAAAACGTGAATTAGGGTTTACTGCTAAACGAAGCATAGTTCAAATGTGCAGAGATGCATGGAGATTTGAAAAAAATCTTGAGTAA
- a CDS encoding phenylacetate--CoA ligase family protein: MNIGILKIINEKLPDSIKIVLGPIIRFSLIKNPVFKRQIDELNKADMWDAKKVAISQLEHLKSILQFAYENSKYYKEIFDLVDFNPYSLVDFNDIKKIPILTREILEKRYDDLIVPNVTNYYQVTTGGTAGKPIKLLLEKDSIFKERAFVYHFWAKAGYDYKHSRLATFRGVKFNNEISKYNPLYNEMMFNPFILNDNNVKEYVKKIDSFGATFLYGYPSAISNFCRLLSKNNLTLNRKIEAVFLISENIYENQVKIIEDTIKCKIYSFYGHTERAVFAEQKENGYSFNPVYGVVELSNENNGKVICTGFLNRKMPLIRYELDDYAHLIEGGIYNIHGHHDQDVLIGKNDERIAIAAINFHCDTLKNIAAYQFVQKEKGKLNFNVQADSKLSDAELNDIKEALTLKVGNTFDCKIMQVDEMELTKRGKFKMIIQELEI, from the coding sequence ATGAATATTGGAATCCTTAAAATAATAAATGAAAAATTGCCAGATTCAATCAAAATAGTCTTAGGGCCAATTATAAGATTTAGTCTAATAAAAAATCCAGTTTTTAAAAGGCAAATTGATGAATTAAATAAAGCGGATATGTGGGACGCGAAAAAAGTCGCTATCAGCCAACTGGAACATTTAAAAAGCATTCTTCAATTTGCATACGAAAATTCAAAATATTACAAAGAAATATTTGATTTAGTGGATTTTAACCCATATTCTTTAGTGGATTTTAACGATATTAAAAAAATACCTATACTTACTAGAGAAATATTAGAAAAGAGATACGATGACCTAATTGTACCAAATGTTACAAATTATTATCAGGTAACAACAGGAGGTACAGCCGGTAAGCCAATAAAACTTTTATTAGAAAAAGACTCGATTTTTAAGGAAAGGGCATTTGTATATCATTTTTGGGCAAAAGCAGGATACGATTATAAACATAGTAGGTTGGCGACATTTAGAGGGGTTAAGTTTAATAATGAAATATCAAAATATAATCCATTGTATAATGAAATGATGTTTAATCCATTTATATTAAATGATAATAATGTTAAAGAATATGTTAAAAAGATCGATTCTTTTGGAGCAACATTTTTATATGGTTACCCATCAGCAATAAGCAACTTCTGTAGATTGTTGAGTAAGAATAATTTAACATTGAACAGGAAAATTGAAGCTGTGTTTTTAATATCTGAGAATATTTATGAGAATCAAGTTAAGATTATAGAGGACACGATTAAGTGCAAAATATATAGCTTTTATGGACATACTGAACGAGCAGTATTTGCAGAACAGAAAGAAAATGGATATTCCTTTAACCCTGTTTATGGAGTAGTTGAATTAAGTAATGAAAACAACGGAAAGGTGATTTGTACGGGATTCTTGAATAGAAAGATGCCTTTAATTAGATATGAGTTGGATGATTATGCACATTTGATTGAAGGAGGTATCTATAATATCCATGGGCATCATGATCAAGATGTTCTTATAGGAAAGAACGATGAAAGAATTGCGATAGCAGCAATAAATTTTCATTGTGATACTTTAAAAAATATTGCTGCATATCAATTTGTTCAAAAGGAGAAAGGAAAACTAAATTTTAATGTTCAAGCTGATAGTAAATTATCAGATGCAGAATTAAATGACATTAAAGAAGCTTTAACTTTAAAGGTAGGAAATACATTTGATTGTAAAATAATGCAGGTGGATGAAATGGAGTTAACGAAAAGAGGCAAGTTCAAAATGATAATTCAAGAGTTAGAAATATAA